From one Neofelis nebulosa isolate mNeoNeb1 chromosome 4, mNeoNeb1.pri, whole genome shotgun sequence genomic stretch:
- the SLC27A1 gene encoding long-chain fatty acid transport protein 1 isoform X1, translating to MRAPGAGSASVVSLVLLWLLGLPWTWSTAAALGVYVGGGGWRFLRIVCKTARRDLFGLSVLIRVRLELRRHQRARHTIPRIFQVVAQRQPDRLALVDAGSGVCWTFAQLDAYSNAVANLFCRLGFTPGDVVAILLEGRPEFVGLWLGLAKAGVEAALLNVNLRREPLAFCLGTSGAKALIFGGELAAAVAEVSGQLGKSLLKFCSGELGPEGILPDARLLDPLLKEASTAPLAQPPDKGMDDRLFYIYTSGTTGLPKAAIVVHSRYYRIAAFGHYAYSMQVADVLYDCLPLYHTAGNIMGVGQCLLYGLTVVLRKKFSASRFWDDCVKYNCTVVQYIGEICRYLLKQPVREAEGRHRVRLAVGNGLRPAIWEEFTERFGVRQIGEFYGATECNCSIANVDGKVGSCGFNSRILPHVYPIRLVKVNEDTMELLRDAQGLCIPCQAGEPGLLVGQINQQDPLRRFDGYISESATSKKIAHSVFRKGDSAYLSGDVLVMDELGYMYFRDRGGDTFRWRGENVSTTEVEGVLSRLLGQTDVAVYGVAVPGVEGKAGMAAIADPHGQLSPNVLYQELQKVLAPYARPIFLRLLPQVDTTGTFKIQKTRLQHEGFDPRQTSDRLFFLDLKQGHYLPLDQSVYTRICSGAFAL from the exons ATGCGGGCTCCGGGTGCAGGTTCGGCTTCCGTGGTCTCGCTGGTGCTGCTGTGGCTGCTGGGGCTTCCGTGGACCTGGAGCACAGCGGCGGCGCTCGGCGTGTACGTGGGCGGCGGCGGCTGGCGTTTCCTGCGTATCGTCTGCAAGACCGCGAGGCGGGACCTCTT cgGCCTCTCTGTGCTGATCCGCGTGCGCCTGGAGCTGCGGCGGCACCAGCGTGCCCGCCACACCATCCCACGGATCTTCCAGGTGGTGGCACAGAGGCAGCCTGATCGCCTGGCGCTGGTGGACGCGGGCAGCGGCGTGTGCTGGACCTTTGCGCAGCTGGACGCCTACTCCAATGCCGTGGCCAACCTCTTCTGCCGGCTCGGCTTCACTCCAGGTGACGTGGTGGCCATCCTCCTGGAGGGCCGGCCCGAGTTCGTGGGGCTGTGGCTGGGCCTGGCCAAGGCGGGCGTGGAAGCCGCGCTGCTCAATGTGAACCTGCGGCGGGAGCCCCTGGCCTTCTGCCTGGGCACCTCGGGTGCCAAGGCCCTCATCTTCGGAGGGGAGCTGGCAGCAG CGGTGGCCGAGGTGAGTGGACAGCTGGGGAAGAGTCTGCTCAAGTTCTGCTCTGGAGAACTGGGGCCTGAGGGCATCCTGCCGGACGCCCGACTCCTGGACCCGTTGCTGAAGGAGGCCTCCACCGCCCCCCTGGCACAGCCCCCTGACAAGGGAATGGATG ATAGACTCTTCTACATCTACACGTCGGGGACCACGGGGCTGCCCAAGGCCGCCATTGTAGTGCACAGCAG gTACTACCGCATCGCAGCCTTCGGCCACTACGCCTACAGCATGCAGGTGGCAGACGTGCTCTATGACTGCCTGCCCCTGTACCACACGGCAG GCAACATCATGGGCGTGGGGCAGTGTCTCCTCTACGGGCTAACGGTGGTCCTCCGCAAGAAGTTCTCAGCCAGCCGCTTCTGGGATGACTGCGTCAAGTACAACTGCACG GTGGTCCAGTACATCGGGGAGATCTGCCGCTACCTGCTGAAGCAGCCGGTGCGCGAGGCCGAGGGGCGGCACCGCGTGCGCCTGGCCGTGGGCAACGGGCTGCGGCCCGCCATCTGGGAGGAGTTCACCGAGCGCTTCGGCGTGCGCCAGATCGGCGAGTTCTATGGAGCGACCGAGTGTAACTGCAGCATTGCCAACGTGGACGGGAAG GTCGGCTCCTGTGGCTTTAACAGCCGTATCTTGCCCCACGTGTACCCCATCCGGCTGGTGAAGGTCAACGAGGACACCATGGAGCTACTGCGGGATGCCCAGGGCCTCTGCATCCCGTGTCAGGCCG GGGAGCCTGGCCTCCTCGTGGGCCAGATCAACCAGCAGGACCCGCTGCGTCGCTTCGATGGCTACATCAGCGAGAGCGCCACCAGCAAGAAGATCGCCCACAGTGTCTTCCGCAAGGGCGACAGCGCCTACCTCTCAG gTGATGTGCTGGTGATGGATGAGCTGGGCTACATGTACTTCCGGGACCGCGGCGGGGACACCTTCCGCTGGCGTGGGGAGAATGTCTCCACTACTGAGGTGGAGGGCGTGCTCAGCCGCCTGCTGGGCCAGACAGACGTGGCTGTGTACGGGGTGGCTGTGCCAG GAGTAGAGGGCAAAGCAGGCATGGCGGCCATCGCGGACCCCCACGGCCAGCTGAGCCCCAATGTGCTGTACCAAGAGCTGCAGAAGGTGCTGGCACCCTATGCCCGGCCCATCTTCCTACGCCTCCTGCCCCAAGTGGACACTACAG
- the SLC27A1 gene encoding long-chain fatty acid transport protein 1 isoform X3 translates to MRAPGAGSASVVSLVLLWLLGLPWTWSTAAALGVYVGGGGWRFLRIVCKTARRDLFGLSVLIRVRLELRRHQRARHTIPRIFQVVAQRQPDRLALVDAGSGVCWTFAQLDAYSNAVANLFCRLGFTPGDVVAILLEGRPEFVGLWLGLAKAGVEAALLNVNLRREPLAFCLGTSGAKALIFGGELAAAVAEVSGQLGKSLLKFCSGELGPEGILPDARLLDPLLKEASTAPLAQPPDKGMDDRLFYIYTSGTTGLPKAAIVVHSRYYRIAAFGHYAYSMQVADVLYDCLPLYHTAGNIMGVGQCLLYGLTVVLRKKFSASRFWDDCVKYNCTVVQYIGEICRYLLKQPVREAEGRHRVRLAVGNGLRPAIWEEFTERFGVRQIGEFYGATECNCSIANVDGKVGSCGFNSRILPHVYPIRLVKVNEDTMELLRDAQGLCIPCQAGEPGLLVGQINQQDPLRRFDGYISESATSKKIAHSVFRKGDSAYLSGVEGKAGMAAIADPHGQLSPNVLYQELQKVLAPYARPIFLRLLPQVDTTGTFKIQKTRLQHEGFDPRQTSDRLFFLDLKQGHYLPLDQSVYTRICSGAFAL, encoded by the exons ATGCGGGCTCCGGGTGCAGGTTCGGCTTCCGTGGTCTCGCTGGTGCTGCTGTGGCTGCTGGGGCTTCCGTGGACCTGGAGCACAGCGGCGGCGCTCGGCGTGTACGTGGGCGGCGGCGGCTGGCGTTTCCTGCGTATCGTCTGCAAGACCGCGAGGCGGGACCTCTT cgGCCTCTCTGTGCTGATCCGCGTGCGCCTGGAGCTGCGGCGGCACCAGCGTGCCCGCCACACCATCCCACGGATCTTCCAGGTGGTGGCACAGAGGCAGCCTGATCGCCTGGCGCTGGTGGACGCGGGCAGCGGCGTGTGCTGGACCTTTGCGCAGCTGGACGCCTACTCCAATGCCGTGGCCAACCTCTTCTGCCGGCTCGGCTTCACTCCAGGTGACGTGGTGGCCATCCTCCTGGAGGGCCGGCCCGAGTTCGTGGGGCTGTGGCTGGGCCTGGCCAAGGCGGGCGTGGAAGCCGCGCTGCTCAATGTGAACCTGCGGCGGGAGCCCCTGGCCTTCTGCCTGGGCACCTCGGGTGCCAAGGCCCTCATCTTCGGAGGGGAGCTGGCAGCAG CGGTGGCCGAGGTGAGTGGACAGCTGGGGAAGAGTCTGCTCAAGTTCTGCTCTGGAGAACTGGGGCCTGAGGGCATCCTGCCGGACGCCCGACTCCTGGACCCGTTGCTGAAGGAGGCCTCCACCGCCCCCCTGGCACAGCCCCCTGACAAGGGAATGGATG ATAGACTCTTCTACATCTACACGTCGGGGACCACGGGGCTGCCCAAGGCCGCCATTGTAGTGCACAGCAG gTACTACCGCATCGCAGCCTTCGGCCACTACGCCTACAGCATGCAGGTGGCAGACGTGCTCTATGACTGCCTGCCCCTGTACCACACGGCAG GCAACATCATGGGCGTGGGGCAGTGTCTCCTCTACGGGCTAACGGTGGTCCTCCGCAAGAAGTTCTCAGCCAGCCGCTTCTGGGATGACTGCGTCAAGTACAACTGCACG GTGGTCCAGTACATCGGGGAGATCTGCCGCTACCTGCTGAAGCAGCCGGTGCGCGAGGCCGAGGGGCGGCACCGCGTGCGCCTGGCCGTGGGCAACGGGCTGCGGCCCGCCATCTGGGAGGAGTTCACCGAGCGCTTCGGCGTGCGCCAGATCGGCGAGTTCTATGGAGCGACCGAGTGTAACTGCAGCATTGCCAACGTGGACGGGAAG GTCGGCTCCTGTGGCTTTAACAGCCGTATCTTGCCCCACGTGTACCCCATCCGGCTGGTGAAGGTCAACGAGGACACCATGGAGCTACTGCGGGATGCCCAGGGCCTCTGCATCCCGTGTCAGGCCG GGGAGCCTGGCCTCCTCGTGGGCCAGATCAACCAGCAGGACCCGCTGCGTCGCTTCGATGGCTACATCAGCGAGAGCGCCACCAGCAAGAAGATCGCCCACAGTGTCTTCCGCAAGGGCGACAGCGCCTACCTCTCAG GAGTAGAGGGCAAAGCAGGCATGGCGGCCATCGCGGACCCCCACGGCCAGCTGAGCCCCAATGTGCTGTACCAAGAGCTGCAGAAGGTGCTGGCACCCTATGCCCGGCCCATCTTCCTACGCCTCCTGCCCCAAGTGGACACTACAG
- the SLC27A1 gene encoding long-chain fatty acid transport protein 1 isoform X4: MRAPGAGSASVVSLVLLWLLGLPWTWSTAAALGVYVGGGGWRFLRIVCKTARRDLFGLSVLIRVRLELRRHQRARHTIPRIFQVVAQRQPDRLALVDAGSGVCWTFAQLDAYSNAVANLFCRLGFTPGDVVAILLEGRPEFVGLWLGLAKAGVEAALLNVNLRREPLAFCLGTSGAKALIFGGELAAAVAEVSGQLGKSLLKFCSGELGPEGILPDARLLDPLLKEASTAPLAQPPDKGMDDRLFYIYTSGTTGLPKAAIVVHSRYYRIAAFGHYAYSMQVADVLYDCLPLYHTAGNIMGVGQCLLYGLTVVLRKKFSASRFWDDCVKYNCTVVQYIGEICRYLLKQPVREAEGRHRVRLAVGNGLRPAIWEEFTERFGVRQIGEFYGATECNCSIANVDGKVGSCGFNSRILPHVYPIRLVKVNEDTMELLRDAQGLCIPCQAGEPGLLVGQINQQDPLRRFDGYISESATSKKIAHSVFRKGDSAYLSGTFKIQKTRLQHEGFDPRQTSDRLFFLDLKQGHYLPLDQSVYTRICSGAFAL, encoded by the exons ATGCGGGCTCCGGGTGCAGGTTCGGCTTCCGTGGTCTCGCTGGTGCTGCTGTGGCTGCTGGGGCTTCCGTGGACCTGGAGCACAGCGGCGGCGCTCGGCGTGTACGTGGGCGGCGGCGGCTGGCGTTTCCTGCGTATCGTCTGCAAGACCGCGAGGCGGGACCTCTT cgGCCTCTCTGTGCTGATCCGCGTGCGCCTGGAGCTGCGGCGGCACCAGCGTGCCCGCCACACCATCCCACGGATCTTCCAGGTGGTGGCACAGAGGCAGCCTGATCGCCTGGCGCTGGTGGACGCGGGCAGCGGCGTGTGCTGGACCTTTGCGCAGCTGGACGCCTACTCCAATGCCGTGGCCAACCTCTTCTGCCGGCTCGGCTTCACTCCAGGTGACGTGGTGGCCATCCTCCTGGAGGGCCGGCCCGAGTTCGTGGGGCTGTGGCTGGGCCTGGCCAAGGCGGGCGTGGAAGCCGCGCTGCTCAATGTGAACCTGCGGCGGGAGCCCCTGGCCTTCTGCCTGGGCACCTCGGGTGCCAAGGCCCTCATCTTCGGAGGGGAGCTGGCAGCAG CGGTGGCCGAGGTGAGTGGACAGCTGGGGAAGAGTCTGCTCAAGTTCTGCTCTGGAGAACTGGGGCCTGAGGGCATCCTGCCGGACGCCCGACTCCTGGACCCGTTGCTGAAGGAGGCCTCCACCGCCCCCCTGGCACAGCCCCCTGACAAGGGAATGGATG ATAGACTCTTCTACATCTACACGTCGGGGACCACGGGGCTGCCCAAGGCCGCCATTGTAGTGCACAGCAG gTACTACCGCATCGCAGCCTTCGGCCACTACGCCTACAGCATGCAGGTGGCAGACGTGCTCTATGACTGCCTGCCCCTGTACCACACGGCAG GCAACATCATGGGCGTGGGGCAGTGTCTCCTCTACGGGCTAACGGTGGTCCTCCGCAAGAAGTTCTCAGCCAGCCGCTTCTGGGATGACTGCGTCAAGTACAACTGCACG GTGGTCCAGTACATCGGGGAGATCTGCCGCTACCTGCTGAAGCAGCCGGTGCGCGAGGCCGAGGGGCGGCACCGCGTGCGCCTGGCCGTGGGCAACGGGCTGCGGCCCGCCATCTGGGAGGAGTTCACCGAGCGCTTCGGCGTGCGCCAGATCGGCGAGTTCTATGGAGCGACCGAGTGTAACTGCAGCATTGCCAACGTGGACGGGAAG GTCGGCTCCTGTGGCTTTAACAGCCGTATCTTGCCCCACGTGTACCCCATCCGGCTGGTGAAGGTCAACGAGGACACCATGGAGCTACTGCGGGATGCCCAGGGCCTCTGCATCCCGTGTCAGGCCG GGGAGCCTGGCCTCCTCGTGGGCCAGATCAACCAGCAGGACCCGCTGCGTCGCTTCGATGGCTACATCAGCGAGAGCGCCACCAGCAAGAAGATCGCCCACAGTGTCTTCCGCAAGGGCGACAGCGCCTACCTCTCAG
- the SLC27A1 gene encoding long-chain fatty acid transport protein 1 isoform X2, translating to MRAPGAGSASVVSLVLLWLLGLPWTWSTAAALGVYVGGGGWRFLRIVCKTARRDLFGLSVLIRVRLELRRHQRARHTIPRIFQVVAQRQPDRLALVDAGSGVCWTFAQLDAYSNAVANLFCRLGFTPGDVVAILLEGRPEFVGLWLGLAKAGVEAALLNVNLRREPLAFCLGTSGAKALIFGGELAAAVAEVSGQLGKSLLKFCSGELGPEGILPDARLLDPLLKEASTAPLAQPPDKGMDDRLFYIYTSGTTGLPKAAIVVHSRYYRIAAFGHYAYSMQVADVLYDCLPLYHTAGNIMGVGQCLLYGLTVVLRKKFSASRFWDDCVKYNCTVVQYIGEICRYLLKQPVREAEGRHRVRLAVGNGLRPAIWEEFTERFGVRQIGEFYGATECNCSIANVDGKVGSCGFNSRILPHVYPIRLVKVNEDTMELLRDAQGLCIPCQAGEPGLLVGQINQQDPLRRFDGYISESATSKKIAHSVFRKGDSAYLSGDVLVMDELGYMYFRDRGGDTFRWRGENVSTTEVEGVLSRLLGQTDVAVYGVAVPGTFKIQKTRLQHEGFDPRQTSDRLFFLDLKQGHYLPLDQSVYTRICSGAFAL from the exons ATGCGGGCTCCGGGTGCAGGTTCGGCTTCCGTGGTCTCGCTGGTGCTGCTGTGGCTGCTGGGGCTTCCGTGGACCTGGAGCACAGCGGCGGCGCTCGGCGTGTACGTGGGCGGCGGCGGCTGGCGTTTCCTGCGTATCGTCTGCAAGACCGCGAGGCGGGACCTCTT cgGCCTCTCTGTGCTGATCCGCGTGCGCCTGGAGCTGCGGCGGCACCAGCGTGCCCGCCACACCATCCCACGGATCTTCCAGGTGGTGGCACAGAGGCAGCCTGATCGCCTGGCGCTGGTGGACGCGGGCAGCGGCGTGTGCTGGACCTTTGCGCAGCTGGACGCCTACTCCAATGCCGTGGCCAACCTCTTCTGCCGGCTCGGCTTCACTCCAGGTGACGTGGTGGCCATCCTCCTGGAGGGCCGGCCCGAGTTCGTGGGGCTGTGGCTGGGCCTGGCCAAGGCGGGCGTGGAAGCCGCGCTGCTCAATGTGAACCTGCGGCGGGAGCCCCTGGCCTTCTGCCTGGGCACCTCGGGTGCCAAGGCCCTCATCTTCGGAGGGGAGCTGGCAGCAG CGGTGGCCGAGGTGAGTGGACAGCTGGGGAAGAGTCTGCTCAAGTTCTGCTCTGGAGAACTGGGGCCTGAGGGCATCCTGCCGGACGCCCGACTCCTGGACCCGTTGCTGAAGGAGGCCTCCACCGCCCCCCTGGCACAGCCCCCTGACAAGGGAATGGATG ATAGACTCTTCTACATCTACACGTCGGGGACCACGGGGCTGCCCAAGGCCGCCATTGTAGTGCACAGCAG gTACTACCGCATCGCAGCCTTCGGCCACTACGCCTACAGCATGCAGGTGGCAGACGTGCTCTATGACTGCCTGCCCCTGTACCACACGGCAG GCAACATCATGGGCGTGGGGCAGTGTCTCCTCTACGGGCTAACGGTGGTCCTCCGCAAGAAGTTCTCAGCCAGCCGCTTCTGGGATGACTGCGTCAAGTACAACTGCACG GTGGTCCAGTACATCGGGGAGATCTGCCGCTACCTGCTGAAGCAGCCGGTGCGCGAGGCCGAGGGGCGGCACCGCGTGCGCCTGGCCGTGGGCAACGGGCTGCGGCCCGCCATCTGGGAGGAGTTCACCGAGCGCTTCGGCGTGCGCCAGATCGGCGAGTTCTATGGAGCGACCGAGTGTAACTGCAGCATTGCCAACGTGGACGGGAAG GTCGGCTCCTGTGGCTTTAACAGCCGTATCTTGCCCCACGTGTACCCCATCCGGCTGGTGAAGGTCAACGAGGACACCATGGAGCTACTGCGGGATGCCCAGGGCCTCTGCATCCCGTGTCAGGCCG GGGAGCCTGGCCTCCTCGTGGGCCAGATCAACCAGCAGGACCCGCTGCGTCGCTTCGATGGCTACATCAGCGAGAGCGCCACCAGCAAGAAGATCGCCCACAGTGTCTTCCGCAAGGGCGACAGCGCCTACCTCTCAG gTGATGTGCTGGTGATGGATGAGCTGGGCTACATGTACTTCCGGGACCGCGGCGGGGACACCTTCCGCTGGCGTGGGGAGAATGTCTCCACTACTGAGGTGGAGGGCGTGCTCAGCCGCCTGCTGGGCCAGACAGACGTGGCTGTGTACGGGGTGGCTGTGCCAG